In Candidatus Vicinibacter proximus, the following are encoded in one genomic region:
- the msrB gene encoding peptide-methionine (R)-S-oxide reductase MsrB — MNNKLIFILSASLTWGSISCQPKSVQKSGSAQIIENQVIADTNIVIPEKVDPIQKSEEEWAKSLPEMAQYVLREKGTERSFTGKFWDHHEKGVYVCSACKLPLFNSDTKFNSGTGWPSFYQPIRPYLVTENRDQSHGMVRVEVVCSRCNGHLGHVFDDGPEPTGLRYCINSVSLDFIGTKKLPK, encoded by the coding sequence ATGAACAATAAATTAATCTTTATTCTATCTGCTTCCCTTACATGGGGCAGTATTTCATGCCAACCTAAATCTGTTCAAAAATCAGGGTCGGCTCAAATTATCGAAAATCAAGTAATTGCTGATACCAATATTGTCATTCCTGAAAAAGTAGATCCCATACAGAAAAGTGAGGAAGAATGGGCTAAATCTCTACCAGAAATGGCTCAATACGTCCTAAGAGAAAAAGGTACAGAAAGATCCTTCACTGGAAAATTTTGGGATCATCATGAGAAAGGAGTTTATGTTTGTTCCGCTTGCAAATTGCCATTGTTTAATTCAGACACCAAGTTTAATTCTGGAACAGGTTGGCCAAGTTTTTATCAACCCATTAGGCCTTATCTTGTTACAGAAAATAGGGATCAAAGTCATGGTATGGTAAGGGTAGAGGTAGTATGCAGTAGGTGTAATGGCCATTTAGGGCATGTTTTTGACGATGGGCCGGAACCAACAGGCCTGAGATATTGCATTAATTCAGTTTCGCTTGATTTTATAGGAACTAAAAAATTACCTAAATAG
- a CDS encoding class I SAM-dependent RNA methyltransferase, giving the protein MAFKFDITATTLFGLEEILAEELRILGAEDIVVLNRAVQYRGDLALLYKSNLMLRTAIKILKPIKSFRAFNEDQLYHHVKKIKWDVYFNPNMTFAIDGSTSGEIFTHSKYAALKSKDAIADQFRDLYNIRPSVDTENPDVRINIHISNEVVHVSLDSSGNILSKRNYRLNQTEASMNEVLAAGIIQLSGWDRTSDFMDPMCGSGTIAIEAAMYAYNIPPGKKRSFGFQTWLDYDEKLWQEIKNEADAQTLTFNGKITAGEMDKKALDIAIKNAERAGVRDLINFEEKDFFETSYNGERGHVIINPPYGERIEVDQIIDFYKNMGTRLKHFYAGCNAWVISSNLEALKHFGLRPTRKIKLFNGPLECRLFKFELYKGSKRNGPNLDTTQKPVDSDKEE; this is encoded by the coding sequence TTGGCATTTAAATTCGACATTACCGCTACAACTTTATTTGGGTTGGAAGAAATTCTTGCAGAAGAATTGCGTATCTTAGGAGCAGAAGACATTGTTGTTTTAAATCGGGCTGTACAATACCGGGGAGATCTTGCTCTGCTTTACAAAAGTAATCTGATGTTGCGCACAGCTATTAAAATTCTAAAACCAATTAAGAGTTTTCGCGCTTTCAATGAGGATCAACTTTATCATCATGTAAAAAAAATAAAATGGGACGTATACTTTAATCCAAACATGACATTTGCAATTGATGGCAGTACTAGCGGAGAGATCTTTACGCATTCCAAATATGCAGCTTTGAAATCCAAGGATGCTATTGCTGACCAATTCAGAGATCTATATAATATAAGACCTTCTGTAGATACAGAGAATCCTGATGTAAGAATCAATATTCACATTTCTAATGAAGTTGTGCATGTTTCTCTTGACAGCTCTGGGAATATATTGTCGAAAAGAAATTACCGCCTGAACCAAACCGAAGCATCTATGAATGAAGTTTTAGCAGCTGGTATCATCCAACTTTCTGGCTGGGATAGAACATCTGACTTTATGGATCCAATGTGTGGTTCGGGGACAATAGCTATCGAGGCAGCAATGTATGCATACAACATCCCTCCCGGTAAGAAAAGAAGCTTTGGTTTTCAAACTTGGCTTGACTATGATGAAAAACTTTGGCAAGAAATTAAAAATGAAGCAGATGCGCAGACCTTAACATTTAATGGAAAAATCACTGCCGGAGAAATGGATAAAAAAGCATTAGACATTGCTATTAAAAACGCTGAAAGAGCTGGAGTCAGAGATTTAATAAACTTTGAAGAAAAGGATTTTTTCGAAACCTCCTACAATGGTGAAAGAGGGCATGTAATAATAAATCCTCCTTACGGTGAACGGATCGAAGTGGATCAAATTATTGATTTCTACAAAAATATGGGTACAAGATTAAAGCACTTTTATGCAGGTTGTAACGCCTGGGTGATCAGTTCTAATTTAGAGGCGCTGAAGCATTTTGGTCTTAGACCAACAAGAAAAATAAAATTGTTCAATGGTCCCTTAGAATGCAGATTGTTTAAATTTGAATTATATAAGGGTAGTAAAAGGAATGGCCCCAACCTAGACACAACGCAAAAACCAGTTGATTCTGATAAAGAGGAATAA